The Arachis ipaensis cultivar K30076 chromosome B07, Araip1.1, whole genome shotgun sequence genome includes a window with the following:
- the LOC107609009 gene encoding uridine kinase-like protein 3: MGSNSEVHFSGFHMDCLEQRKASMEQPTTSEDDLYKQPFIIGVAGGAASGKTAVCDMIIQQLHDQRVVLVNQDSFYHNLTEEELTRVQDYNFDHPEAFDTEQLLSVMDKLKRGQAVNIPKYDFKGYKSGVSPARRVNPADVIILEGILIFHDPRVRALMNMKIFVDTDADVRLARRIRRDTAEKARDIATVLDQYSKFVKPAFDDFILPTKKYADIIIPRGGDNHVAIDLIVQHIRTKLGQHDLCKIYPNLYVIQSTFQMRGMHTLVRDAKTTKHDFVFYSDRLIRLVVEHGLGHLPFTEKQVITPTGSVYSGVDFCKRLCGVSIIRSGESMENALRACCKGIKIGKILIHREGDNGQQLIYEKLPNDISDRHVLLLDPILGTGNSAVQAISLLLRKGVPESNIIFLNLISAPQGVHVVCKSFPRIKIVTSEIDIGLNEDFRVIPGMGEFGDRYFGTDDDDMQVVAPS; this comes from the exons ATGGGGTCTAACTCTGAGGTTCACTTCTCTGGATTTCACATGGATTGCCTAGAGCAAAGAAAGGCCAGCATGGAGCAACCAACAACTTCAGAAGATGATTTGTATAAACAACCTTTCATTATAG GTGTTGCTGGTGGGGCAGCATCTGGCAAGACTGCCGTTTGTGATATGATTATTCAGCAGCTTCATGATCAACGAGTTGTACTTGTTAATCAG GATTCATTTTACCATAATTTGACTGAGGAGGAACTTACAAGAGTACAAGATTACAACTTTGACCATCCTG AAGCTTTTGATACCGAGCAGTTGCTAAGTGTCATGGACAAGTTAAAGCGTGGTCAAGCAGTAAATATTCCAAAGTATGACTTTAAGGGTTACAAGAGTGGTGTGTCTCCGGCGAGAAGG GTAAACCCTGCAGATGTTATAATTTTGGAAGGGATCCTTATTTTCCATGATCCACGTGTTCGGGCATTGATGAATATGAAGATATTTGTTGATACAg ATGCTGATGTTCGGCTCGCAAGAAGAATTAGGCGTGATACTGCCGAGAAGGCTCGTGATATTGCAACAGTGCTTGATCAG TATTCTAAATTTGTGAAGCCGGCTTTCGATGACTTTATCCTTCCAACAAAGAAGTATGCTGATATAATCATACCCCGAGGAGGAGATAATCATGTGGCCATCGATTTGATTGTACAGCATATTCGAACAAAACTTGGTCAGCATGATCTGTGTAAAATATATCCTAATTTATACGTCATTCAGTCAACTTTTCAG ATGCGGGGTATGCATACCCTCGTACGTGATGCCAAGACAACAAAGCATGATTTTGTATTCTATTCTGACCGTTTGATCCGTTTG GTTGTAGAACACGGCCTAGGGCATCTGCCATTTACAGAAAAACAAGTAATCACTCCTACTG GGTCTGTATACAGTGGTGTGGATTTTTGTAAGAGGTTGTGCGGCGTCTCCATCATCAGGAG TGGGGAGAGTATGGAGAATGCTTTACGCGCATGCTGCAAAGGTATCAAGATTGGGAAGATTCTTATTCATAGAGAAGGAGACAACGGTCAACAG CTAATATATGAAAAGTTGCCGAATGATATCTCAGATAGGCATGTGTTACTCTTGGATCCTATCTTGGGCACAG GTAATTCAGCTGTTCAAGCGATTTCTTTACTATTAAGAAAGGGCGTACCAGAGTCCAATATTATATTTCTCAATCTCATATCA GCACCTCAAGGTGTTCATGTGGTCTGCAAAAGCTTTCCAAGAATAAAAATCGTGACGTCTGAGATTGACATTGGTTTGAATGAAGATTTCCGTGTTATACCTGGCATGGGGGAGTTTGGGGATAGGTATTTTGGAACAGATGATGATGACATGCAAGTTGTGGCCCCTTCTTAA